In one window of Amblyomma americanum isolate KBUSLIRL-KWMA chromosome 9, ASM5285725v1, whole genome shotgun sequence DNA:
- the LOC144105494 gene encoding uncharacterized protein LOC144105494, whose amino-acid sequence MQPIALPVSRHRFDEQQETDSWPQRERPGIEHSEPRQQARDQALRGDAERESSPPEDASHAGRYLRYASFVVSLAAATSATLVVTPVVLLGRLKICQDGCLTPDEDLRRSLNISVRPCDDCYGHVCKGWDSSDNLYLDPLEKYRAAFSRRLIREILLQKIPDHSIRSRGKAAGFLFLCLSKVMAAAPVFSQSSMMRPKEVSWGLCLFSFT is encoded by the exons ATGCAGCCCATAGCCCTCCCGGTCTCTCGACACCGCTTCGACGAGCAGCAAGAGACCGACAGCTGGCCCCAGAGAGAGCGGCCCGGGATCGAGCACTCCGAGCCACGCCAGCAGGCACGGGACCAGGCACTTAGAGGGGACGCCGAACGCGAGTCCTCGCCTCCAGAGGATGCGTCGCACGCGGGTCGCTATCTACGCTACGCCTCGTTCGTGGTCAGCCTGGCCGCAGCCACATCGGCGACGCTGGTAGTCACGCCCGTCGTGCTTCTGGGCCGCCTTAAAATCTGTCAGGACGGCTGCCTCACCCCAGACGAAGATCTCAGACGCTCCCTGAACATCAGCGTGCGCCCATGCGACGACTGCTACGG GCACGTGTGCAAAGGTTGGGACAGCAGCGACAACCTCTACCTTGACCCTTTGGAGAAGTACAGGGCAGCTTTCAGCCGGCGCCTCATCCGAGAAATCCTCCTCCAGAAGATACCTGACCACTCCATCAGATCGAGGGGAAAGGCTGCAGGTTTCCTTTTCCTCTGTCTCAGCAAG GTGATGGCTGCAGCTCCAGTATTCTCCCAGTCATCTATGATGCGCCCCAAGGAAGTGTCTTGGGGCCTTTGCCTTTTCAGCTTTACGTGA